In Hypomesus transpacificus isolate Combined female chromosome 25, fHypTra1, whole genome shotgun sequence, one DNA window encodes the following:
- the LOC124486962 gene encoding macrosialin-like produces MKGFLLLCTLAFVSGLLPEGSTVSVPSGSLSPAFGFDTKPTPSNTTTPKPTTPSTTPSNTTTPKPTTPSTTPSNTTTLKPTTPSTTPSNTTTLKPTTKPTTTPKPTTPSTTPSNTTTPKPTTPSTTPSNTTTPKPTTPSTTTLKTTTLPPTTEPKPTKHANLTVGSYTVPEGKGLCLRAQMALELRLVTDKANGTFIVQPSMTKATGQCETSTAELTLTFTEGFITLLFNKSAADKMVYVDAISFKLSYPFTSGGNQEFQQQNKSLHLFAAATGYSYSCKSDSLYMGNGLYLDVTQDQMQAFNLVNNQDFGKPQPCPADKPDYRVAIAVGVVLLVLIVIVLIAYLLGRRKRTSGYQSL; encoded by the exons ATGAAGGGATTTTTGTTACTTTGCACACTCGCCTTTGTCTCAG GGTTGTTGCCTGAGGGCAGCACAGTGTCCGTACCGTCTGGAAGCCTTTCCCCCGCCTTTGGATTTGATACCAAACCTACCCCCTCCAACACAACCACCCCCAAACCAACAACCCCCTCCACTACCCCCTCCAACACAACCACCCCCAAACCAACAACCCCCTCTACTACCCCCTCCAACACAACCACCCTCAAACCAACAACCCCCTCTACTACCCCCTCCAACACAACCACCCTCAAACCAACAACCAAACCAACAACTACCCCCAAACCAACAACCCCCTCTACTACCCCCTCCAACACAACCACCCCCAAACCAACAACACCTTCTACTACCCCCTCCAACACAACCACCCCCAAACCAACAACCCCCTCTACTACTACCCTCAAAACaacaaccctccctcccacaacAGAACCTAAGCCCACCAAGCATGCCAACCTGACCGTGGGCAGCTACACCGTGCCAGAGGGGAAAGGTTTGTGTCTGCGGGCACAGATGGCACTGGAATTACGACTGGTAACTGACAAG GCAAATGGGACATTCATTGTTCAACCGAGCATGACAAAAGCTACCGGACAATGTGAAACTTCTACAGCCGAACTGACCCTCACTTTCACCGAAGGATTCATCACCTTATTGTTCAACAAG AGCGCGGCTGACAAAATGGTCTATGTTGATGCTATTTCTTTTAAACTGTCCTACCCCTTCACATCTGGAG GTAACCAAGAGTTCCAACAACAGAACAAATCCCTACACCTCTTTGCCGCGGCAACAGGCTATTCATACTCCTGCAAGAGTGATTCCCTGTACATGGGGAATGGACTGTACCTGGACGTTACTCAGGACCAAATGCAGGCCTTCAACCTCGTCAACAACCAGGACTTTGGCAAGC ctcagccctgccctgccgACAAACCCGACTATCGCGTAGCCATCGCCGTGGGCGTGGTCCTGCTGGTGCTCATTGTCATCGTGTTGATCGCCTACCTGCTGGGccggaggaagaggacaagtgGCTACCAGTCACTCTGA
- the ing2 gene encoding inhibitor of growth protein 2 — protein sequence MTLCISGTMLGHHYPNVEKSQQLVSYVEDYLECVESMPLDIQRNVSLLREIDSRYQEVLKEVDDVFERYQGEQDAAQRKRLQTQLQRALITSQELGDEKIHVVTQMTELVENRSRQMDSHSLCLQEPCESERVAAERRSGSVPEAPPPERSSTRRPRRQRNSESRDSCHASANGSLADDPGEEPPLSQPREKRSKSAKKKKRKAAKQERDASPVEFAIDPNEPTYCLCEQVSYGEMIGCDNDQCPIEWFHFTCVGLTYKPKGKWYCPKCRGDNEKTMDKSLDRNKKDRRSR from the exons ATGACTTTATGCATCAGTGGAACAATGCTAGGCCATCACTATCCCAACGTGGAAAAGTCACAACAACTGGTCAGCTATGTGGAGGATTATTTGGAATGTGTGGAGTCCATGCCTCTGGATATACAAAGAAATGTTTCTCTTTTACGAGAAATTGATTCCAGGTATCAAG AGGTGCTGAAGGAGGTGGACGACGTGTTTGAGAGGTACCAGGGCGAGCAGGACGCCGCCCAGCGCAAGCGGCTCCAGACCCAGCTGCAGCGGGCCCTCATCACCAGCCAAGAGCTGGGCGACGAGAAGATCCACGTGGTCACGCAGATGACGGAGCTGGTGGAGAACCGCTCCCGTCAGATGGACTCCCATTCCCTGTGCCTGCAGGAGCCCTGCGAAAGCGAGCGGGTGGCGGCCGAGAGGCGCTCCGGATCGGTGCCGGAGGCCCCGCCCCCGGAGCGTTCGTCCACCCGCCGTCCGCGGCGCCAGCGCAACAGCGAGAGCCGCGACTCGTGCCACGCCTCGGCCAACGGCTCGCTGGCGGACGACCCCGGAGAGGAGCCGCCGCTGTCTCAGCCGCGGGAGAAGAGGTCCAAGTCGGCCAAGAAGAAGAAACGCAAGGCGGCCAAGCAGGAGCGGGACGCCTCGCCGGTGGAGTTTGCCATCGACCCCAACGAGCCCACCTACTGCCTTTGCGAGCAGGTGTCGTACGGCGAGATGATCGGCTGCGACAACGATCAGTGCCCGATCGAGTGGTTCCACTTTACCTGTGTGGGGCTGACCTACAAGCCCAAGGGGAAGTGGTACTGTCCCAAATGCAGGGGGGACAACGAAAAGACGATGGACAAAAGCCTGGACAGGAACAAAAAGGACAGAAGGTCGAGGTAG